One part of the Bradyrhizobium sp. CB1650 genome encodes these proteins:
- a CDS encoding CsbD family protein codes for MDREHVKGAADKAKGAIKEGAGKLTGDKDLETEGKIDKAKGSAHNAAGDVKDAARDAADALKK; via the coding sequence ATGGACCGAGAACACGTGAAGGGCGCTGCCGACAAGGCAAAAGGCGCCATCAAAGAAGGTGCCGGCAAGCTCACTGGCGACAAGGACCTGGAAACTGAGGGCAAGATCGATAAGGCCAAGGGATCCGCCCACAACGCTGCGGGAGATGTCAAGGATGCAGCGCGGGACGCCGCAGACGCCCTCAAGAAATAA
- a CDS encoding metalloregulator ArsR/SmtB family transcription factor, which produces METEEAVLALAALSQSTRLEAFRTLVRHEPDGLAAGDLARLLEVPPNTLSAHLAILTRARLVTSERRSRSIVYRASLTEFRDVAVFLLRDCCGGRPEVCEPVVESLQSCCSPKRKERTRG; this is translated from the coding sequence ATGGAAACAGAAGAAGCCGTCCTGGCGCTCGCCGCCCTTTCCCAGTCGACCCGTCTGGAGGCCTTCCGGACACTGGTCCGGCACGAACCCGACGGTCTTGCGGCCGGCGACCTCGCCCGCCTGTTGGAAGTCCCGCCGAATACGCTTTCGGCGCATCTGGCGATCTTGACCCGAGCCCGCCTGGTGACCTCCGAACGGCGCAGCCGCTCGATCGTCTACCGCGCCAGTCTCACTGAATTCCGCGACGTCGCGGTATTCCTGCTGCGGGACTGCTGCGGCGGGCGGCCGGAAGTTTGCGAACCGGTCGTCGAAAGCCTGCAATCCTGCTGCTCTCCGAAACGAAAGGAGCGAACCCGTGGCTGA
- a CDS encoding adenylate/guanylate cyclase domain-containing protein: MTDFKLPETRYAQSGDVSIAYQVMGDGPIDLILVPGFISHIEFQHELPGYTAFLRRLAGFARVVTFDKRGQGMSDRISGAPTLEVRMDDVRAVMDTIGSRRAALVGFSEGGCMSVLFGATYPERVSHLVLTGCFSRSADRLSDEAWEARFEQILRLWGTGDLTKTIAPSEAVDPAVIAQYAKWERLASSPGALRTLLRLNRQIDVTAILPTLQVPTLVLHSKADLQVPVNLGRKLAAAISGARYIEYPSGDHAVWTANNEAVPGDIEEFVTGRRDHGTVEFERVLATVLFTDIVDSTRRATAMGDERWLRLLGNHDQIAREIVGKHRGNLVKSTGDGVLATFDGPGRAVRCALAFGSAAKQIGLSVRAGLHTGEIEIRGNDIGGIAVHGAARVMSHCGSDEVLVSRVVTDLVAGAGLKFAERGSYELKGLPGKWDLFSVSG, encoded by the coding sequence ATGACTGACTTCAAGCTGCCAGAGACGCGGTATGCCCAGAGCGGCGACGTTAGCATCGCCTATCAAGTAATGGGCGACGGGCCGATTGACCTGATTTTGGTTCCCGGCTTCATCTCACACATCGAATTTCAGCACGAATTGCCAGGATATACCGCTTTTCTGCGGCGGCTCGCGGGATTCGCCCGGGTCGTGACTTTCGATAAGCGCGGACAAGGGATGTCGGACCGGATATCGGGTGCGCCGACGCTCGAAGTGCGTATGGACGATGTCCGGGCCGTCATGGATACCATCGGCTCCAGGCGCGCGGCGCTTGTCGGGTTCTCCGAAGGTGGTTGCATGAGTGTCCTGTTCGGCGCGACATACCCTGAGCGCGTGTCGCACCTAGTTCTGACGGGTTGTTTCAGCCGATCCGCGGACCGTCTCTCAGATGAGGCGTGGGAAGCACGCTTCGAGCAGATCCTAAGGCTGTGGGGTACCGGCGATCTGACTAAGACCATCGCTCCGAGCGAGGCGGTCGATCCGGCTGTGATCGCGCAATATGCCAAGTGGGAGCGGTTGGCGAGTAGTCCCGGCGCACTGCGAACACTCCTACGGCTCAACCGCCAGATCGACGTCACCGCGATCCTGCCGACGTTGCAGGTGCCGACGCTCGTGTTGCACAGCAAAGCCGATCTCCAAGTGCCGGTCAATCTCGGCCGAAAGCTCGCCGCCGCGATTTCGGGCGCCAGATACATCGAATATCCCAGTGGCGACCACGCGGTCTGGACCGCCAACAATGAAGCCGTCCCCGGAGATATCGAGGAGTTCGTCACCGGCCGCCGCGATCATGGCACGGTTGAGTTCGAGCGAGTGCTCGCGACCGTGCTATTCACCGATATTGTTGACTCCACCCGCAGAGCGACTGCGATGGGCGACGAGCGCTGGCTTCGGCTGCTCGGCAATCACGATCAGATTGCAAGAGAAATTGTCGGTAAGCACCGCGGCAATCTGGTGAAGAGCACTGGTGATGGCGTTCTCGCGACCTTCGACGGTCCTGGACGAGCGGTGCGCTGCGCCCTCGCCTTTGGCTCGGCGGCGAAACAGATCGGGCTCTCCGTTCGCGCCGGCCTGCACACCGGGGAAATCGAGATCAGAGGCAATGACATTGGTGGCATCGCCGTGCACGGGGCCGCGCGCGTCATGTCGCATTGCGGATCCGACGAAGTTCTGGTGTCGCGCGTGGTCACGGACCTCGTCGCCGGAGCCGGGCTGAAATTCGCAGAGCGCGGTTCTTACGAACTCAAAGGACTGCCCGGGAAGTGGGATCTGTTTTCTGTGAGCGGATAA
- a CDS encoding protein-L-isoaspartate(D-aspartate) O-methyltransferase, whose amino-acid sequence MRAVKESKRSRRSRFLRDAMVDVQIASRGIRSRRVLLAMRQVPREIFLDRRFAEAAYEDSAVPIPKGQTISQPYIVARILEAAAIAKSDRVLEIGAGSGYLAALAAKLGREVCALERHEALVQRARSRLRHLGCRNVDLRQGDGTAGWPDGGEFDVILVSAAGAQTPAALKFQLAPSGRLLIPLGDPDGVQWLTKLTRGPDDRFVEERIEEVRFVPLVAGDEPRKP is encoded by the coding sequence ATGCGCGCGGTCAAGGAGAGCAAACGGTCCAGGAGGTCCCGCTTCCTCCGCGACGCGATGGTCGACGTGCAGATTGCCAGCCGCGGCATCCGCAGCAGGCGGGTCCTGCTGGCGATGCGGCAGGTCCCCCGCGAGATCTTCCTCGATCGGCGGTTCGCGGAAGCCGCGTATGAAGACAGCGCCGTGCCGATCCCGAAGGGGCAGACCATCTCTCAGCCCTACATCGTCGCCAGGATTCTCGAGGCCGCCGCGATCGCCAAGTCGGACCGAGTGCTGGAGATCGGCGCGGGTTCGGGTTATCTGGCGGCGCTCGCCGCTAAGCTCGGGCGGGAGGTTTGCGCGCTCGAGCGCCATGAAGCATTGGTGCAGCGCGCCCGATCGCGCCTTCGGCATCTCGGATGCCGCAACGTGGATCTGCGTCAGGGCGACGGGACCGCAGGATGGCCGGATGGCGGCGAGTTCGACGTGATCCTGGTGTCGGCCGCCGGCGCGCAGACGCCCGCGGCTCTCAAGTTTCAACTGGCTCCGTCGGGACGACTTCTGATCCCGCTCGGCGATCCTGACGGTGTGCAGTGGCTGACGAAGCTGACACGCGGACCGGACGATCGTTTCGTCGAGGAAAGGATAGAGGAGGTCCGCTTCGTTCCTCTTGTCGCCGGCGACGAGCCGCGGAAGCCATGA
- a CDS encoding NAD(P)-binding domain-containing protein, which produces MHAGKTVAIIGAGPVGLAAAAHVMERGMTPIVLEAGPEAGHSVRQWQHVQLFSPWEYNVDKAAARLLAPTGWNSPDPHVYPTGAELLERYIEPLATKTPLREVIRTSCRVTAVGRAGFDKAKTKGCEQAQFEIRCQNGKGPETLRADAVIDASGTWASPNPAGAGGLAALGEREAADRISYGLPDVLGKERPRFAGKTVAVLGAGHSAIGTLIDLTTLAQQASRTRPIWLLRGTDPAKAFGGGANDKLAARGELGAHFASVVGSGQVQVEAGFPVAAITQADGRLRIATSSACRGRSVVVDELVVATGFRPDLSFLSEIRLRLDPAIEAPVALAPLIDPNEHSCGTVRPHGARELAQDDPGFYLAGIKSYGRAPTFLMITGYEQVRSIVADIAGDKEAAERVELELPETGVCTRAGVESGASSSCCGGPAKESASACCVADETAKKAGASGCGCS; this is translated from the coding sequence ATGCACGCAGGGAAGACGGTCGCAATTATCGGAGCAGGCCCCGTTGGCCTCGCCGCCGCGGCCCACGTCATGGAGCGCGGCATGACGCCGATCGTGCTCGAGGCGGGGCCTGAAGCCGGGCATTCCGTGCGGCAGTGGCAGCACGTGCAGTTGTTCTCGCCGTGGGAGTACAACGTCGACAAGGCCGCCGCGCGCCTGCTCGCGCCGACCGGCTGGAATTCGCCGGATCCGCATGTCTACCCGACCGGGGCCGAACTCCTCGAACGTTACATCGAGCCGCTGGCTACCAAGACGCCGCTGCGCGAAGTGATCCGGACCTCCTGCCGCGTCACCGCCGTCGGGCGCGCTGGCTTCGACAAGGCGAAGACCAAGGGTTGCGAGCAGGCCCAGTTCGAAATCCGCTGCCAGAACGGCAAGGGGCCGGAGACGCTGCGCGCGGATGCGGTGATCGACGCGTCCGGGACCTGGGCTTCGCCCAACCCCGCCGGTGCCGGCGGCCTGGCTGCACTCGGTGAACGCGAGGCAGCCGACCGGATTTCCTACGGCCTGCCCGACGTCCTCGGAAAGGAGCGGCCGCGCTTCGCCGGCAAGACGGTGGCGGTGCTAGGCGCGGGGCACTCGGCGATCGGCACTTTGATCGACCTGACGACTTTGGCGCAGCAGGCGTCCCGGACCCGCCCGATCTGGCTCCTGCGCGGGACGGACCCGGCCAAGGCCTTCGGTGGCGGAGCGAACGACAAGCTGGCCGCCCGCGGCGAACTCGGCGCCCACTTCGCTTCCGTCGTCGGATCCGGTCAGGTCCAGGTCGAAGCCGGCTTTCCCGTCGCCGCCATTACGCAGGCCGACGGCCGCCTCCGGATCGCGACCTCGTCCGCGTGCCGCGGGCGCAGCGTCGTGGTCGACGAGCTAGTCGTCGCGACCGGCTTTCGTCCGGACCTCTCGTTCCTGAGCGAAATCCGCCTCCGGCTCGACCCTGCGATCGAGGCGCCCGTGGCGCTGGCGCCGCTGATCGATCCCAACGAGCACTCCTGCGGCACCGTGCGGCCACATGGGGCGCGCGAACTCGCCCAGGACGACCCCGGCTTCTACCTCGCCGGCATCAAATCCTACGGCCGGGCGCCGACCTTCCTCATGATCACCGGCTACGAACAGGTCCGCTCGATCGTGGCCGACATCGCCGGCGATAAGGAAGCTGCCGAGCGGGTCGAGCTGGAGCTGCCCGAGACAGGCGTCTGCACGCGCGCCGGCGTCGAGAGCGGAGCCTCATCGAGCTGCTGCGGTGGCCCTGCGAAGGAGAGCGCGTCCGCGTGCTGCGTGGCCGACGAAACGGCAAAGAAGGCCGGCGCTTCGGGGTGTGGTTGTTCATGA
- a CDS encoding metalloregulator ArsR/SmtB family transcription factor, whose protein sequence is MKIDDAAAHLEALGNPTRLKIYRTLVRAGHAGMPVGRLQERLKIPASTLSHHVKALVAVGLISQVREGTTLVCHAEYDTMRSLVGFLVAECCADEADCKEARPAA, encoded by the coding sequence ATGAAGATCGATGACGCCGCCGCACACCTGGAAGCGCTGGGCAACCCGACCCGGCTGAAGATCTACCGGACGCTTGTCCGCGCCGGCCACGCAGGCATGCCGGTCGGGCGGTTGCAGGAGCGGCTGAAGATTCCCGCGTCCACGCTGTCGCATCACGTCAAGGCTCTCGTCGCCGTCGGCCTGATCTCGCAGGTGCGCGAGGGTACGACCCTCGTCTGCCATGCCGAATATGACACGATGCGGAGCTTGGTTGGGTTCCTGGTCGCCGAGTGCTGCGCCGACGAGGCGGACTGCAAGGAGGCCCGGCCGGCGGCCTGA
- a CDS encoding 3'-5' exonuclease: protein MSTNQMDLEAMAEALARSPDYRVLRRLVARPPYIPAIGQEVRTGILLDTETTGLDHARDEIIELGMVKFDYTGDGRIVGVRDTFSAFNEPSASISPEVTALTGITDEVVAGHKFDDAAVNAFVDDSVVVVIAHNSGFDRKFAERYWPVFEHKAWGCSMSEIDWRKHGFVGSQLGYLLNGAGFFHQAHRAVDDCHALLEVLAFELPTTGSPALALLLETARRKTLRVWAEQSPFELKDSLKRRGYRWNDGSDGRPKSWYIDVAEAAFADEIAFLRTEIYFRDADPRVQELTAFSRFSARI from the coding sequence ATGTCGACGAACCAGATGGATCTGGAAGCGATGGCTGAGGCGCTGGCCCGGTCGCCCGACTACCGGGTGCTTCGTCGCCTGGTCGCTCGGCCGCCGTACATCCCAGCCATCGGCCAAGAGGTCAGGACCGGAATTTTGCTCGACACCGAAACGACGGGCCTCGATCACGCCAGGGATGAGATCATCGAGCTCGGGATGGTCAAGTTCGACTACACGGGGGACGGGCGGATCGTCGGCGTCCGCGACACGTTCTCCGCCTTCAACGAGCCGAGTGCGTCGATCTCCCCGGAAGTGACGGCACTCACCGGCATCACCGACGAAGTGGTGGCCGGACACAAATTCGACGATGCCGCTGTGAACGCCTTCGTTGACGATTCGGTGGTCGTGGTTATCGCGCACAACAGCGGGTTCGATCGGAAATTTGCCGAGCGCTACTGGCCCGTGTTCGAACATAAGGCCTGGGGCTGCAGCATGAGCGAGATCGACTGGCGCAAGCACGGCTTCGTGGGCTCGCAGCTCGGTTATCTGCTGAACGGCGCCGGCTTCTTCCACCAGGCACACCGGGCGGTCGACGACTGCCACGCACTGTTGGAGGTTCTCGCTTTCGAATTGCCGACAACGGGCTCGCCGGCGCTGGCGCTCCTGCTCGAGACGGCACGACGGAAGACCCTGCGGGTCTGGGCGGAGCAGTCGCCGTTCGAACTCAAGGACTCGTTGAAACGCCGCGGCTATCGCTGGAACGACGGCAGCGACGGTCGACCGAAGTCCTGGTACATCGACGTTGCCGAGGCCGCGTTCGCCGACGAGATCGCGTTTCTGCGGACCGAGATCTATTTCCGCGACGCCGATCCGCGGGTCCAGGAATTGACCGCCTTCTCCCGCTTCTCGGCGAGGATCTGA
- a CDS encoding helix-turn-helix transcriptional regulator, with translation MRAALGQRVKDLRHSRKRSQADLAEDAGIRRALVSQIERGDANPRLDTILRIASALKVEPAALLSLKG, from the coding sequence GTGCGGGCTGCGCTTGGCCAGAGGGTCAAGGACCTGAGACATTCCCGCAAGCGGAGCCAGGCCGACTTGGCAGAAGACGCTGGTATCCGTCGTGCTCTGGTAAGCCAGATCGAGCGAGGGGATGCCAATCCCCGCCTGGACACGATCCTGCGTATCGCATCGGCACTTAAAGTTGAACCGGCTGCGCTACTGAGCTTGAAGGGTTAA
- a CDS encoding MFS transporter — protein sequence MSEVSAGRTLGPVAVVIGLGTGQTIAWASSYYLPAVLAGPIAKDVGLTPTWVFAALSGALVISGLLGPRVGHAIDRFGGRLLLATSNAVFAAGLLLLSSAHGAVLLIAAWMLLGIGMGMGLYEAAFATLARIYGTGSRKSITGITLIAGFASTVGWPLTTWLDAEYGWRAACQVWAVIHVFLALPLNLSLPRATPQDQTSDPASGRSSHRGGQSENFAMGVLAYMFAAASFVSSGVSAILPTMLVAFGATPAHALLAGTLVGPAQVGARLLEAGLLGRFHPLLSARLAMLMNPIGVATLIAGGSFFAPVFAVLYGAGNGIITIARGTLPLALFGPAGFGKRVGMISLPSRLTGAAAPLILGIMVEHLGRGALWISATASMSAFIALLLLRTGDATSQPVQVGGQNS from the coding sequence ATGAGCGAGGTTTCTGCGGGGCGCACGCTGGGCCCTGTCGCCGTCGTTATCGGACTCGGCACGGGTCAAACCATCGCGTGGGCATCGAGCTATTATCTCCCTGCCGTCCTTGCTGGGCCCATAGCGAAGGATGTGGGCCTCACGCCGACCTGGGTGTTCGCGGCGCTCTCGGGCGCTCTCGTCATTTCCGGACTTCTCGGGCCGCGCGTCGGTCACGCGATCGACCGGTTCGGAGGACGCCTCCTGCTCGCGACCTCGAACGCTGTGTTTGCCGCGGGCTTGCTGCTGCTATCCAGCGCCCATGGAGCGGTACTATTGATCGCCGCCTGGATGCTGCTCGGGATCGGCATGGGCATGGGCCTTTACGAAGCTGCGTTCGCGACGCTTGCCCGCATCTACGGAACGGGCTCCCGAAAATCGATCACAGGCATCACCTTGATCGCCGGGTTCGCCAGCACCGTCGGCTGGCCGCTCACGACCTGGTTGGATGCTGAGTATGGCTGGCGCGCTGCCTGCCAGGTATGGGCCGTCATTCACGTCTTCCTCGCGCTGCCGCTCAATCTCTCGCTGCCGCGTGCCACGCCGCAGGATCAGACTTCGGACCCGGCATCTGGCCGGAGCTCACATCGAGGGGGCCAGAGCGAAAACTTCGCGATGGGCGTGCTCGCCTACATGTTCGCGGCGGCAAGCTTCGTCAGTTCGGGCGTCTCGGCCATCCTACCGACGATGCTGGTCGCATTCGGCGCGACGCCGGCTCACGCCTTGCTCGCAGGAACGTTGGTCGGGCCTGCCCAAGTCGGCGCTCGTCTGCTCGAAGCGGGTCTCCTCGGCCGATTCCATCCGCTGTTGTCGGCAAGACTCGCCATGCTCATGAACCCGATCGGCGTCGCCACGCTGATCGCAGGAGGCTCGTTCTTCGCCCCGGTTTTCGCCGTCCTTTACGGCGCCGGCAACGGGATCATCACGATCGCGCGCGGCACGTTGCCGTTGGCGTTGTTCGGGCCAGCGGGATTCGGGAAGCGGGTCGGCATGATTTCGCTCCCTTCCCGTCTGACAGGCGCGGCGGCGCCCCTGATCCTCGGGATAATGGTGGAGCATCTCGGTCGCGGCGCGCTGTGGATCAGCGCGACCGCCTCCATGTCCGCGTTCATCGCGCTTTTGCTCCTTCGTACGGGCGATGCGACATCACAGCCGGTCCAGGTGGGAGGGCAAAATTCGTAG
- a CDS encoding AAA family ATPase, which produces MKKPTSRRPSKKPAVNYRMAPKRLVDLTCSPRKLFTDRCFDVMNRRFVDLNPPSDDFEIEAGDREDESAPSKPVKRGRQSALTAVIGAAFEAVVSKQISRKLEHGQALAAIVVVPSPAWVGPMTNYFRVTFGGRWLLQARDGKSRTQNSEIGSDEVSRDLARGLCVAGISADAMLLPRALVASVDITVHVAPPTSAVLRTAIARFAKRPPKDLPPGLGLGLDLHEIVACFRPGSGPQKIARRLESATLALRGGEHGVRVPDLAEALEYGEARTWGMQLARDLGDYRKGLISWNDLPKGVVLVSEPGLGKSLYAHSLSRHCGLPIVVSSVADWFTQGRSYLDEVIRSMRAVFDKAAALAGSPNREYNHKVKSGCILFLDEIDAIPNRATLDGRNRDFWLPILTDLLLRLDNACDPRAGVILVSATNNPQGIDPALLRPGRLEKMIKIERPGPEGVLNILKFHVAGAVPERELAELAAVADRSTGAEIMAWVREARRIARQAGRPLKADDLRAAAMNVKELPPETDWRICVHEAGHAASALAIGHGQVMHCVVGSRVGTENRTLINADQGDLATRSTIEDRATVLLAGRSAERVLLKDGQSIGAGGDSESDIGLATEAIASLHLSWGLGSTVSYLGTRSQVVEAVRYDSSLRALVEADLQRLQARADKIVEIHRDAVVAIAKALQKSRQLRGDAVRAIFEQHLPVRAGKVKGAKSCLS; this is translated from the coding sequence ATGAAGAAACCTACCAGCCGCCGCCCTTCCAAGAAGCCCGCTGTCAACTACCGGATGGCGCCCAAGAGACTCGTCGACCTGACGTGCTCGCCTAGAAAGCTCTTCACGGACCGCTGCTTCGACGTCATGAATCGCAGATTCGTAGACCTGAATCCGCCGTCGGACGACTTCGAAATTGAGGCCGGTGATCGAGAAGACGAGAGTGCGCCGTCCAAACCGGTGAAGCGTGGCCGGCAATCCGCGTTGACCGCGGTGATCGGCGCGGCCTTCGAGGCCGTGGTCTCGAAGCAGATCTCCCGCAAGCTGGAGCACGGTCAGGCGCTCGCGGCCATCGTGGTTGTGCCCTCGCCCGCCTGGGTCGGGCCTATGACGAATTACTTCCGCGTGACCTTCGGTGGCCGCTGGCTGCTGCAGGCCCGCGATGGCAAAAGCCGGACCCAGAACAGCGAGATCGGGTCGGACGAGGTCTCGCGCGATTTGGCGCGGGGATTGTGTGTAGCCGGCATTTCCGCCGACGCCATGCTGCTTCCGCGCGCCTTGGTCGCCTCCGTCGACATCACGGTTCATGTCGCGCCGCCCACGTCGGCCGTGCTGCGCACCGCAATCGCTCGCTTCGCCAAACGGCCGCCGAAAGACCTTCCGCCAGGGCTGGGCCTCGGTCTCGATCTGCATGAGATTGTTGCCTGCTTCCGGCCCGGATCCGGACCCCAGAAGATCGCCCGGCGGCTCGAATCCGCGACGTTAGCGCTGCGCGGGGGCGAGCACGGCGTGCGGGTGCCCGACCTCGCTGAAGCGCTCGAGTACGGAGAGGCCAGGACTTGGGGCATGCAGCTCGCGCGAGATTTGGGCGACTATCGTAAGGGTCTCATTTCGTGGAATGATCTACCTAAGGGTGTCGTGCTAGTTTCTGAGCCGGGCCTGGGGAAGTCTCTGTACGCGCATAGCCTCTCTCGCCATTGCGGGCTGCCGATCGTGGTCTCGAGCGTTGCGGACTGGTTTACGCAGGGACGATCTTATTTGGATGAGGTCATCAGATCGATGCGTGCCGTCTTCGACAAGGCCGCAGCGCTTGCCGGCAGCCCAAATAGGGAATACAACCATAAAGTGAAATCTGGATGCATTCTATTTCTAGATGAAATTGATGCAATTCCGAATCGTGCAACCCTTGACGGCCGCAATCGTGACTTTTGGCTGCCGATTTTGACAGACCTCCTTTTGAGGCTGGATAACGCCTGCGATCCGCGTGCCGGCGTGATCCTGGTTTCGGCGACTAACAATCCACAGGGCATCGATCCCGCGTTGCTCCGTCCGGGACGGCTCGAGAAGATGATCAAGATCGAGCGCCCGGGCCCCGAGGGCGTGCTGAACATTCTCAAGTTTCACGTCGCCGGCGCGGTGCCTGAGCGGGAGCTCGCCGAACTGGCTGCCGTGGCGGACCGCTCGACGGGCGCGGAAATCATGGCCTGGGTCCGGGAAGCCCGCCGCATCGCCCGCCAGGCGGGGCGGCCGCTCAAAGCCGACGATTTGCGCGCCGCGGCGATGAACGTGAAGGAGCTGCCGCCAGAGACGGACTGGCGTATCTGCGTCCATGAGGCGGGCCACGCGGCTTCCGCGCTCGCCATCGGCCACGGTCAGGTCATGCACTGCGTGGTGGGGTCGCGCGTCGGGACGGAAAACCGCACGCTAATCAACGCGGACCAGGGCGACCTGGCGACGCGGAGCACGATCGAAGACCGGGCGACCGTGCTGTTGGCCGGCCGCTCGGCCGAGCGCGTGCTGCTCAAGGATGGTCAGTCGATCGGCGCCGGTGGAGATTCCGAATCCGACATCGGCCTTGCCACGGAAGCCATCGCTTCCCTTCACCTGTCCTGGGGTTTGGGGTCAACCGTCAGCTATCTCGGGACCCGTAGCCAGGTCGTCGAGGCCGTGCGTTACGACAGCTCGCTACGCGCTCTGGTCGAAGCCGACCTCCAGAGGCTGCAGGCGCGGGCCGACAAGATCGTGGAGATCCATCGCGACGCCGTCGTTGCCATCGCGAAGGCGCTGCAGAAGAGCCGGCAACTGCGCGGCGATGCCGTCCGCGCGATCTTCGAACAGCACCTGCCGGTCCGGGCCGGCAAAGTGAAGGGGGCCAAGTCGTGCTTGTCGTGA
- a CDS encoding MFS transporter yields MCIGQVGNLLPHVALSANLAQHLMPAWGLSAAEGGLLASGYAFGYMLAVPVLTTLTDRIDARLVLLCGSVVSGIATIAFGLFAVGFWSGMAIWSLAGLGFAGAYMPGLKALTDRLPAGDTSRAVTLYTSSFSLGVGISFLAAQVIADGRGWRWAFVLTGAGPIAMVIACLLMDTRRPAPRRGRLLDFKPVLANREALGYILGYGAHCFELYGIRTWLVGFWTFVIGHQGASSWLSPVMVSFFFAILSMPASILGNEAALKFGRHRAITIVMIASAAVALLLGANVSAPAWVLALLLLAYALTVPADSGALTAGMSAAATRDHRGATMALHSTVGFGLSAAGAWGTGVALDLAGGPQSAGGWLLVFIVLAVGSSVGPLALLWARTGERKTGAVAG; encoded by the coding sequence ATGTGCATCGGCCAAGTCGGCAACTTGCTGCCGCACGTCGCCCTATCGGCCAACCTCGCTCAACACCTCATGCCGGCCTGGGGCCTGAGCGCCGCCGAAGGCGGCCTGCTCGCCAGCGGTTACGCGTTCGGCTACATGCTTGCGGTCCCTGTGCTGACCACGCTCACAGACCGGATCGATGCCCGTCTTGTCCTCCTGTGCGGCTCCGTGGTCAGCGGTATCGCGACCATCGCGTTCGGTCTGTTCGCAGTCGGTTTCTGGTCAGGTATGGCCATCTGGTCGCTCGCGGGTCTCGGCTTCGCCGGCGCCTATATGCCTGGGCTCAAGGCTCTCACCGACCGCTTGCCGGCCGGCGACACGTCGCGGGCGGTCACGCTCTACACGTCGAGCTTCTCGCTCGGGGTTGGAATTTCCTTCCTCGCCGCTCAAGTGATCGCGGACGGCCGGGGTTGGCGCTGGGCGTTCGTGCTCACCGGCGCAGGACCGATCGCGATGGTGATCGCATGCCTCCTGATGGACACTCGCCGGCCGGCGCCAAGGCGGGGGCGCCTCCTGGATTTCAAGCCGGTCCTCGCGAACCGCGAGGCGCTCGGTTACATCCTCGGCTACGGGGCTCATTGCTTCGAGCTTTACGGCATCCGGACCTGGCTCGTCGGATTCTGGACTTTCGTAATCGGCCATCAGGGCGCCTCTTCGTGGCTCTCGCCTGTCATGGTGAGCTTCTTCTTCGCCATCCTGTCCATGCCAGCCAGCATCTTGGGCAACGAGGCTGCGCTGAAGTTCGGACGGCACCGCGCCATCACGATCGTGATGATCGCGTCGGCAGCGGTAGCTCTGCTCCTTGGGGCGAACGTGAGCGCGCCGGCTTGGGTCCTCGCGCTCCTGCTGCTCGCGTACGCACTCACCGTGCCCGCGGATTCCGGCGCGCTGACCGCCGGCATGTCGGCCGCGGCTACCCGAGATCATCGGGGCGCCACCATGGCGCTTCACTCCACCGTCGGCTTCGGGCTCTCGGCCGCCGGAGCCTGGGGAACGGGCGTGGCGCTCGACCTCGCCGGCGGCCCCCAGAGCGCGGGCGGATGGTTGCTGGTATTCATCGTGCTCGCTGTCGGGAGTTCGGTGGGGCCGCTCGCCCTACTCTGGGCTCGCACTGGTGAACGAAAGACAGGAGCGGTCGCTGGATAG